One Astyanax mexicanus isolate ESR-SI-001 chromosome 3, AstMex3_surface, whole genome shotgun sequence genomic region harbors:
- the fam234b gene encoding protein FAM234B, producing the protein MAAALSRALKLPGKKGSDLGEYDPLTQADSDDDSEEDDLVLNYPRNGLGRGGCLGPGAAEPRGSRTRLEEEEEELEEEEERGVGSGKRQDGTGAGVGPGQVGDPEGKKARQRGAMRTTAFLLPLVCATLTVLLCAFLLPCRPGALEHPQWETQLGDVGGVKSPPMALWDVDGDGIEDLLIAVTKLSNNSQQISSLSNSKEYSVVALDGASGEVMWSRSLKETVSSLQCGLRTTFPQNSAAQKENFPPVCLLITPSHLTAINASSGKKLWSVPAGEVQSRAVAVPDLQGDGVLDLLIATLPADQVSDLSLVLHSGMDGALIGRPVNFNLTADGKLIGPLLHETVVGAYYILIGLGTVEAVPLRDVYKKATNGSAPPLSLGLKDPIWEKQRRSNRSSLIHIYSGTDHAEYLLPLVAGVSKNRNNLDAQSNRNSSRSNWVLMSTNSKVSVIRERDTHTSWTINSTLHSPPAFGHFNDDGVPDLLIQQSASGVRKVQIIDGARGVCLWEAEFVCPLLVLEGSTIQTTAGQSVFLFWAGDPLSPSRNTTKVSTPEPIVRRLFLLHPAYPTVLQQLISTTDTALTAIVSYQDIQKDSSYVVVLSRPVSGLGPGAKVVKSVSVRASLATALTVQLEQDNKAAGSSHTPSAFQINKFFKQLSFRQQ; encoded by the exons ATGGCAGCGGCGCTGTCCCGAGCTCTCAAACTGCCCG gtaaGAAGGGCTCGGACCTGGGCGAGTATGACCCCCTGACCCAGGCCGACAGTGATGACGACAGTGAGGAAGATGACCTGGTGCTTAACTACCCCCGGAACGGGCTGGGGCGGGGCGGCTGTCTGGGTCCGGGTGCAGCAGAACCACGGGGCAGCAGAACGaggctggaggaggaagaggaggagcttGAGGAGGAAGAAGAACGTGGAGTGGGGTCAGGGAAGAGGCAGGATGGGACAGGAGCCGGGGTGGGGCCGGGCCAGGTGGGAGATCCGGAGGGTAAGAAGGCGAGGCAACGAGGAGCCATGCGAACTACTGCCTTCCTGCTGCCACTGGTCTGTGCTACACTGACCGTGCTGCTCTGTGCATTCTTGCTGCCCTGCAGGCCGGGGGCACTAGAGCACCCACAGTGGGAGACCCAGCTGGGGGATGTTGGAG GTGTGAAGTCACCTCCAATGGCATTATGGGATGTGGACGGTGATGGAATTGAGGATTTGCTGATCGCAGTCACCAAACTTTCCAACAACAGCCAGCAGATCAGTTCCCTTAGCAACAGTAAAG agtaTAGTGTGGTGGCTCTGGACGGGGCGAGCGGGGAGGTGATGTGGAGTCGTTCTCTGAAGGAAACCGTGTCCTCGCTGCAGTGTGGTCTGCGGACCACCTTTCCACAAAACTCTGCAGCTCAGAAAGAGAATTTTCCTCCCGTCTGTCTCCTCATCACCCCCTCTCACCTCACTGCCATCAACGCCTCCTCAG GTAAGAAGCTGTGGAGTGTGCCGGCGGGGGAGGTGCAGTCTCGGGCTGTAGCGGTTCCGGACCTGCAGGGGGACGGGGTTCTGGACCTGCTGATCGCTACGCTACCTGCAGACCAGGTGTCGGATCTGTCTCTGGTCCTGCACTCAGGGATGGATGGCGCTCTGATTGGTCGCCCAGTGAACTTCAATCTCACGGCAGATGGAAAGCTGATTGGTCCGTTGCTGCATGAGACAGTAGTGGGAGCTTACTACATTTTGATTGGTCTGG GCACTGTAGAGGCTGTTCCTCTGAGGGATGTTTACAAAAAAGCAACAAATGGGAGTGCCCCGCCCCTCAGCCTCGGCCTAAAGGACCCCATCTGGGAGAAACAGAGGAGGAGCAACCGATCCAGTCTGATACACATCTACAG TGGTACCGATCACGCTGAGTACCTGCTCCCCCTGGTGGCCGGAGTGAGTAAAAACCGCAATAATCTGGATGCTCAGTCGAACAGGAACTCCAGCCGAAGCAACTGGGTCCTGATGAGCACCAACAGCAAGGTATCTgtcatcagagagagagacacacacacctcCTGGACCATCAACTCCACCTTACACAG tcctCCTGCTTTTGGTCACTTTAATGATGATGGAGTTCCTGACCTGCTGATTCAGCAATCTGCCAGCGGAGTCCGGAAG gttcAGATTATCGACGGAGCTCGGGGAGTGTGTCTGTGGGAGGCGGAGTTTGTGTGTCCTCTTTTGGTTCTGGAAGGTTCCACCATTCAGACCACGGCCGGTCAATCAGTGTTTCTGTTCTGGGCTGGAGACCCTCTTTCACCCTCCAGGAACACTACCAAG gtgagCACGCCTGAGCCCATCGTCCGCAGGCTGTTCCTGCTGCACCCGGCATATCCCACAGTCCTCCAGCAGCTCATCAGCACCACTGACACGGCACTGACCGCTATAG TCAGTTATCAGGACATACAGAAGGACTCCTCGTACGTGGTGGTTCTGTCCCGGCCCGTGTCTGGCCTGGGCCCGGGGGCTAAGGTGGTGAAGAGTGTGAGCGTGAGGGCGTCGCTGGCCACCGCACTGACCGTCCAATTGGAGCAGGACAATAAAGCTGCCGGCAGCTCACACACGCCCAGCGCCTTCCAGATCAACAAGTTCTTCAAACAGCTCTCCTTCAGACAGCAG TAA
- the LOC111188797 gene encoding serine/threonine-protein kinase pim-1 has protein sequence MEEFGLRRGKRKREDEEEIFQQTDDLPKSDFFERKRKKPKVEQQPRKQRRIQRRSPRLRKANKPDTFESLYTVGEKLGEGGFGSVFAGTRVSDGLQVAIKFVRKLEDDRYIQNPEDSRSIPVEVAVMQKMSETPVDSVIRLIQWFDEPKRYILILERPYPCKGLDTLIDIYGGSLSEEMARIFMLQVVQAVFECQKRGVIHRDIKLENILINMETTEIKLIDFGCGDLIKRSGYNYFEGTFQYCPPEFFITGRYCATPATVWSLGVLLYEMVCGSVPFKDESEIIGGPLRFKDDLSDEFCDLVRWCLQRKPISRPSLQQILKHKWFMPSFPAQIAEKITKRSSAQRAEIV, from the exons ATGGAGGAGTTTGGATTAAGGagaggaaagaggaagagagaagacGAGGAGGAGATTTTCCAACAAACAGATGATCTTCCCAAATCTGATTTCTtcgaaagaaagagaaagaagccCAAAGTAGAACAACAGCCCAGGAAACAGAGGCGCATTCAGAGGAGAAGTCCCAGACTGCGAAAAGCCAACAAGCCAG ATACCTTCGAATCTCTCTACACTGTTGGAGAGAAACTCGGCGAAGGAGGGTTTGGATCGGTCTTTGCAGGAACGCGTGTTTCCGATGGCCTACAG gtGGCCATAAAATTTGTCCGGAAACTGGAGGATGATCGATACATCCAAAAC CCTGAAGATTCCAGGTCCATTCCTGTAGAAGTGGCCGTGATGCAGAAGATGAGTGAAACACCTGTTGATAGTGTCATACGACTCATCCAGTGGTTTGATGAGCCTAAGCGCTATATTTTGATTCTAGAGCGCCCTTATCCTTGCAAAGGCCTGGATACCTTAATTGACATATATGGAGGCTCTCTTAGTGAAGAAATGGCCAGAATATTTATGTTGCAGGTAGTGCAGGCAGTGTTTGAGTGCCAAAAGCGAGGTGTCATCCACAGAGACATCAAATTAGAGAACATATTGATCAACATGGAGACCACAGAGATCAAACTGATCGATTTTGGCTGTGGTGATTTAATCAAAAGATCTGGATACAATTATTTTGAAG GCACCTTTCAATACTGCCCACCTGAGTTCTTCATAACAGGGAGGTACTGCGCCACTCCTGCAACAGTGTGGTCTTTGGGAGTGCTACTGTACGAGATGGTCTGTGGATCTGTACCATTTAAAGATGAAAGTGAAATCATTGGCGGTCCTCTGCGCTTTAAAGACGACCTGTCAGATG AGTTCTGCGATCTAGTTAGATGGTGTCTGCAGCGCAAACCAATTTCGAGGCCAAGTTTACAGCAGATCTTAAAGCACAAGTGGTTTATGCCCAGCTTCCCAGCCCAG ATCGCGGAGAAAATCACCAAAAGATCATCAGCACAAAGAGCAGAGATAGTTTAA